The Desulfuribacillus alkaliarsenatis nucleotide sequence CCATATAGTAAGTCACGAATGACCTTTAGTGATTGAAATATTTTAGTATGAATTGCTTGGAATTGATCTAAATGATCAGTAGTAAGGCGACGGTGATAGCTGATAATCTCTTCTAGACTTTTGGCAAACTGCTTATTCCAGTCCTGCAGTTCTTGAGCATGAAGCTCAATACTATCATAATCGGCAGCGACACAGTTTGAGATTGCCATGATATTATCTGAGATAACCTCAAACGCCTTGCCTTGTTCACCGAGTTTAGCAGAGTAGATGATAGCATTCATAGATATGAGTTCAATATCAGCAATCTTATTTTTTATAGCTGGAATTAAGTCCATCAATCCTTTAATGCTAATATTTGATGCGCTACTCTCAGCTAAGAAACGCTCCATAATCTTTCTAAACTGATCTTCATTTGACATTTTCGCACTTGCTTCTGCTACCTCATCAAAAACATTTTTAAGCACCATCGATAAATGAAGTGCTTCTCTACCTTCATTCACCACTGGTGCGTCAGAATGCAAGAAATAATCTAGTAAAATCTCTACTTCCTTTGTAGTTAAATCTATTTCTTCCTCAATCATTGGAAGCTTAGAATAAATTGAACCATAAACATCCTGCGTTTCTGCAATAAGCTGTTCTATCTGCTGCACAGCGTCACTGCATTGGTCATGCACAGATTTCATTCCATCACCTTCCAATGTATCATCGAAATTCCATATTAGTTCTCAATCTTATGCTATCACTTTTACAGTAGTTGAGCAATACTATAGACCTACTATATTTATGAAACTTTTTTCCTATGAATTTTATCGGATTACTTCTATTCCATATTGCTTTTTAGAAACAAGCGCTTTTAACAATTATCTTATAAGATAATTGTAACGAATTCTTCTATATTAAAAAATATAATATTTCAAGATTAGCATTCTATAATTTGACATGTATAATTTAGCTATTTTATTATACATAATAGAGAGGCAAAACCTAAATTATTACAAGAAATGAGGAGATATTATGCAACACAAGCTTCCAGATTTACCTTATGCTTTGAATGCTTTAGAACCACACATTTCGGCAGAAACACTTGAATATCACCATGGCAAGCACCATCAAACGTATGTCACTAATTTAAATAATTTAATTGCTGGAACAGAATTTGAGAATATGGACCTAGAGGAAATTGTTAGAAAGTCTTCTGGGGGAGTTTTCAATAATGCCGCTCAGGTATGGAACCATACATTTTATTGGAACTGCTTAGCTCCCAATGGTGGTGGTCAGCCTATGGATTTATTAGCAGCTGCGATTGATAAGTCATTCGGTTCCTTTGAAGCTTTTAAAGAGCAGTTTAGTAAAACTGCTATAACAACCTTTGGATCAGGGTGGGCATGGTTGGTTAAGAACCCTGATGGTACTTTGGCCATAGTAAGCACCAGCAATGCTGAAACACCACTTACAACTAATCAGACACCACTATTAACATGTGATGTTTGGGAACACGCCTACTATGTCGATTACAGGAATGCCCGTCCTAAATATGTTGAATCGTTTTGGAATCTTGTTAATTGGGACTTTGTAGCACGTAATTACGGTTAAAAAACAGCATAGCTATAGAATAAACAAACCCACCACTTTAATTTTTTAGTGGTGGGTACTATTTTAAGTCAATAATTCACGTACTGTGTCAATAAATTCTTTTTTCTTAATTGGTTTTGCTAAGTAGTGGTTGCAGCCTACCTCTATGCTCTTCACCCTATACTTCAATATAGCATGAGCAGTAACAGCTAAAATAGGAGTTTCCATTAAACCCTCTTCCTGTTCCCATTGTCTAATCTGTTGTGTCGCTTCAAGACCGTCAAGTTCTGGCATTTCTATATCCATTATAATTAAATGATAGTTATTCTTTTTGAATAGCTCAACGGCAATCAGGCCATTCTCCGCAATATCAATAATGAAATCTTCATCCTTTAAATATAGTTGAATCAACTTGTAATTATCCGGTGTGTCCTCTGCAACTAATATACGCTTTTTATGCTCATTTACTTTACCTATTTTCTCTAAGTTTGAACTCGTCATGCCATTTATCTTAACATTTTGCCAATTACTATCTTCTTGCTGGCCAGTAATTTTAAGTTCAGGTATATCTTTTGACATACTCCCAGGATTTACTTTAAGTACGACCGTAAATGTGAATACTGTCCCATCGCCTAAATCGCTATCCACTTCAATAGTACCATTCATCATTTCTAATAAGTTCTTGACAATCGTTAGCCCTAAACCTGTTCCACCATATGTACGACTAGTAGAACTATCAACCTGAGAAAATGGCTCAAATATAGCTTGTAGCTTATGTTTAGGGATACCAATTCCCGTATCTTGTATACGGCACTGCAGTTCAATTTGGTTATCTGCTACTTGCTTATGCCGTACTTCCATAATTATTTCCCCAGTGTGTGTGAACTTAATCGCATTTGCTAGTATATTCGTTAATATCTGCCGCAAGCGCGTTGGGTCTCCGTATGCAAATGCTGGTATGTCAGTTTTTGCCTTATAACTAAACTTTACATTCTTTTTGTATGCCTGGAAAGAGTACATTGATACTATATCCTCAAGGAATTCAGGAAGCATGATTTCTACGTCTTCTTTTTCCATTTTTCCAGATTCGATTTTAGAAAAGTCCAAAATATCGTTAATGATACGAAGTAAATTCTCACCAGCATGGTTGAAAATTTTAACATATTCTAGTTGTTCTTCTGTTAACTCTGTATCTTGTAGTAGCTCTGCCATGCCAATAATTGCGTTCATCGGGGTGCGAATCTCATGGCTCATGGTTGCTACAAAATCCGTTTTGGCGTTTGACGCCTCAATTGCTTTATCACGTAGCCTCTTCATTTCTAGCTCTGATTTGCGGATTATCTCCTCGACACGTTTCCGTTCTTTTATTTCCTCTTTCAGAAGTTGTACTTGCTTATATTGATTTGTAATATCATTAATCTGTATGAGTATATATGTCTGTTGCTCAAAGTCAATAGGCTCAATCAGCATGTTCTGCTTAACTATACTGTCACCATTGTTTTTCTTATGCTTAATAGGAATAAAGACTGAATGGATTGCACCTGAACAAAACATACTTTGCCCGTTCTCAATTGCATTTTTAAATAGATGCTGATAGTAAGGTTTTTGTAATATTGGTAAAATTTCAGGAACATGCCTATAAAGTGCTTCTTGGGCGGAAATTCCTGAATAGTTCTCTAACCAGTGATTCCAGCTAACGATTTTTTGCTGCTCATCTATCACAATAATTCCTGTATTTATTTTATTAAGTATCAATGCTGATAAATGTAAATTATTCATGGTAATCAACTAAAATCTCATTAATTTTTTCTACCAATTCATTTATCGACTCCATGCTTAACATAACAATAATCGCACCCTCTATATTGGCTCCATCTATTGTGAATGAGTTTCTAATAATTAAAAGATAAACATTTTCTGCCGACACAAATACCTTTGCATCATTAGGTAGATTTAATACATCAATCTCGGGAACTGTATAATCAAGACGCACCTCTACTAGATTGCCAATAGAACCCACTACTGCGTTAAGGATAATATTGCCTATTTCCGTAATAGCATCAAAGTCTGTGTCCGTTAATTCGTCCGTCTCGCTATCTTCTTCATCTAGACATAGCTGTACTAAGTCTTTGATTTTTTCCTTAGGAAATATTAACTTAGCTTCTCCCGAAAACTGTTCACCAAAGGTTATCGATGAAGAAACTACATAGCTATGCAAAAATCTAGGCAATATATTTTCAAAGTCCATTTCTTCACGATAATATACTAGACTAATATCAGGAATCATTAGCTGAACTTTTTTATCAACCATATCCGAAAGCAAGCTAGCAGCCTGACCGATAAATTGATTCATATATTCTTTTAAGGCATCAGTTTGTTCTTCATTAATCATACTAAATCTACCCCTTTATCCTCGAAATAAGTGCAACTAAGTTTTCTTAATTATTTGCACCATCTGTTCTGCTTTTTCTTCGTTGAGAGGTTTACTGAAAAACGCTGCGCCTAGTGAAACCACTTCATCTTGAACAATCTTTTGTACATCTGCTGACAATACAATTATTTTTGTATTATGCTCTTGTTCTTTAAGCTTTTTAATTAGAGCATCCCCGGTCATCTTTGGCATTAACAAATCAATAGTCATAGCATCAGGTTTAATCTCATTGAAAAGCATGAATCCTTCTTCGCCGTCCGATGCGAAGTAGAAGTCAGCTTCTGGCAGCAAAGGCTTTAAATATTTCACAACAGCCCTTTGATACAGCTTAGAGTCTTCTACCACTAATATCTTCACTTCACTCACCCCATTGATTGTATAATTTAGTTCAATTCTACTCTATGAAGTTAAAGAGTACAAGGGAGAACAGCTTATTTTTTGCTACTATATCTCCATAGTACTACTGCAGTTTCAGCTCTTGTGGTTGATGCATTTGGCCGAAACATTCCTTGGTGTCCTGTAATATACCCTTTACTATGCATATACCCTACATAATTTGACGCCCAATCTGGGATTTTGTCAGCGTCTTGAAAGTAATCTTGCATATCTATTTCTAGAAACTCTTCAGGATATAGTAGCTCTAGCATTCTCCCCAAGATTACTGCCATCTCTGTACGACTAATATGCTGCTGTGATCGAAATGTTCCATCATTATATCCCTGTACAACCCCTAACTTCGCTGCAAAGGTAATAGCTTCCTGTGCCCAAACGGGTATATCATCATTGAATTGTTCAATGATATTAGTATCTGTTTGTCCGTGATTTATACTAGAGCCGAACACCCTGTGCAATAGCACTACAAATTCAGCCCTTGTTACTGGACGATCTGGACGTATTGTTCTATCACTATAACCGTGCAGTATTCCATTAGCAACCAAATCTGCAAGGTACTCCTTACCCCAATGTCCGCTAGTGTCAACAAAACCTAGCATTTCTTTTTGGGTTATAAATAATTGATAGAGTCCAGTTTTTTGTAAATGGAATTGTAATTCGCCCGTTTCTAGCAATCTAGCAGCGGGAATAAGCTCCCATTTAGTATTAGCTTCATCCCATAGCCCAAGCTGATATATTAATCCTTCTGGGTCCTCTGGTTCCTTAATTCTGTAGATAATTGGTTCATTTTTTAACAATGTCATTTGTTTACCGTAGCCAAGCATGCGCAAGCCTTTTGCTGGATGAGCATGATCTGTACGTTTTTCTTCAATTACAGGTGCTCCAGCAATATCATATATAATATCTGTCATAGATTCCTGCTCTGACCCTAGCCCTTTAATCATCTCTATATAATCGATATGAATCGTTCCAGTTAACGGTGCATCTGCTTTAATCAAATCTGGATGACGTACAATATATATACTTCGAAGCACTAATGGTTGTGGCCAATCGGGATCTATCGCACCCTGTACACGTTTCCAGCCTGACCAATTAATCTCGTCTGCCAAATCTACGAAGCGACGAGTCCCATTAGCATCAATCACTTCAGCACGTAACCAATGTCCACTATTATCTCCATGTATATATGCAGACACTCCAAGCACATTAGAGCCCATAGATATTAGCCCAGATCCAAGCTGGCCATATGCAATCTCCACTTCATCGGTTACGCCTAAATCTGGTGCAACGTCTAAATCTGGTCTAAAATCATACTCCAGCCTTCCTGAGCGATTGCCTCGATATACAAAGTCTAAGTCATCTTCAATCACAAAATCCCCTTGAAGTGTTTCTGGATGACCACGAAAACTCACCGTCTGCCATTCTCTAAAGGTAAAGAACGGCTCCCTTAAACCACCTATTCTGATTGGTGCCTTAGTTATAAATCCATCTACAGAAGCAGTTAATGTGCCATATCCTGTATGATTTCCAGCGTAGAAGGTATTGCCTTCGATGGTCCCTATATCTGTACTCCACTCTACAGTATCTTTGCCAGCTTCAATTACACGTCCATCTAGCATCTCCACTTCAGCTGACAATGTTATGCTCTGACCTGGCAATAAGCTAACCACTTCTGGAATTATTCTGACATTGACAATATCATCATATCCATAGACTCGAACTGTTTTATCTGTCGTTAACCCTTTATAAGATACCCTTAGAGTCATTTCACCTGACCTAATGCCTTTTAACACACCGTTTTTTACTTCAGCCCTGGCACTGCTGCCTTCAATTACTTCCCACTTAATATCCTCTTTAGCAATTGTTAACGGATGGAAGTGCGTATCATATCCAGTAACTCTATAGGTTGCTTCCGTGCCTATCAATAGGCCATTATCTCCGTGAATAATGAGAGTATCAGGATTACCAATAGGCGCATTATTAAAAATGCCGATAGCATTAGGAAGTCGCCTCTGACTGCCATACATCAACCTATTCGCTACCTCTGGCGCAAACTCTCCCAATGGTTGTGCCACCATGGTAGATGATCCTCCACCATCTAGGTTTAATGCCCTATCCATACCCAGATTAGCCAAAAACACTGCTAGTTCATCTAGGGTCAGCCCCTGCAGACTTGGGTGCGCGTCAATTGTAATGAAATACACTTTATTCGCGGCAGCATTTATGCCTACAGCAGTCCGCGCACTTCTACCAGCCATCGTAACTTTTAATGGCTGTACCGGCTTGCCATTCTCAACTAACAAGGCGTGTCCACCGATGGCATTTAACAACTCCATATCAGGTGTCAAACCGTATTCTACTGTGATTTTTTTGCCGACTTCTAGATGCTCGTTTAGAAAATATGCCCCTGCTCCATCTGCCACCAACACAAAACCGTTTTCTGGAATTTCTGCTGGCTGGTCTGTCATACCATAGCTCACGACAGCCCCATTATCTACTATCACCTGAAGCATCGGTTGCTGGAAGAATACGCCTGGCACTTCTTTACCCCAATGGCGGTCATATAGATTAATCCGATTACCGTGGCTATTTCCAGACCATGGGAAATGCTCTGGCTGATTATATCCAAATAATTCATATACATGCTCATCTTCAATAACTACCTTACCATTAAAGGTCCAATTCAGTATATGTGGCGCTCCTAAACCGTCCACTCCAAATCCTAACCAATTTCCTAAATGGGCTGGTGATGACAGTAATTCACCATCTTCAACATGCAATCCAAAAGGAGCTGCAGGTCTATCCATGCGGAAAAAGTCCCCATTAACTGCAGCTACAGCACCTCGATCTGTCGCCATCTCTATTACTGTATTACGGCTATTAAAGCCTCCGTCAGGGGATAGTGCACGGATTTCCACGTAAGGATTATTTAAATCTACCTCTATAACTCTAGCAAAAGTTGTGTTATTTAGTAATTCAAGCTCATATGTAAATAAAACCGTACCTTCACTAATGCGTCCTTCTGACAACAGGCTATGGGTGACTGTTTGGTCAGCAGTAGTTGTTGCTTGTAAGCTGTCGCTAGCTGCAAACGCACCCTCGAGCATAATTACATTAAAAAGCAAGGCAAAGACGATTACGATAGCAACATTTCGATGATGATGTTTTTTCAAATGTCTCTCTCCAGTCAGTATAATAATATATTGCTATTGCTGTTGACTATATTGCTCGCTAATACGTTTAAATTCTTGTTCTACAGATAAAAAAGCTTCAATAATCTGTGGGTCAAAGTGGCTTCCAGAGTTATTCGCAATAATTTCCACTGCGTTTTCATGACTAAGCGGTTCTTTATATGGCCGCTTAGAAATTAGAGCATCATATACATCAGCCACGGCAAAAATCCTTGCTGATAAAGGAATCTCCTCACCTTTGAGCCCATGGGGATAACCCGTGCCATCATATCTTTCATGATGACTTAAAATAATCTCTAAGCCCATAAGGAAAAATCCTCTTGTAAGCTGCTGTCCGTCTATTATTTTCGCTAGCGTTTCTGCACCAATTGTTGTATGCTGCTTCATCTGATTGAATTCTTCATCCGTAAGACGACCAGGCTTTAATAATATATCGTCACAGATTGCAACCTTGCCAATATCATGAAGCGGCCCTACTTTATACAGTAAAGAGATATAATCTTCATCTAATGCAAGCTGCTTAGCTAATATAACAGCATATTCCCTTGTTCGCTCTAAATGCATACCTGTATTGTTATCTCTTTGCTCCGTTAATTTTGCTAGAGCAAATATCGTATTATCTTTAACCTCAAAGTACCTTTCTGCTACGATGGCAATTGTTTCGTGATGCAGCATATCGACAGCACCCAGGTAATCTACAGCCTGCTCCTTTGGAACATTGTCAAGCAGAATTTTTGCATAGCTTTCTTCAAAAAAGTGAAACACACGAATAAACGTCTTGAAATCTATGTCATTATAAGCGACTTCCATTGCAACTTCTTCATTACCTTCATAATAACTCTCAAAATCTCCAACACTTAAGTACTGAATAAAATCAGAAATTAGCTTTTCAAATCCATTTTTAAAATACGGCACTTCTTCTTGTCTAACGATGATGTTTTCTCTTTTCATAATCTTAAGCCATTTCTCTAATATCTCAGCTTGATGTTCTGCAAATATATTTGCTATATCCTTTATTAATGCCTTCTGCTTCTGCTGATTCAATACTTATCACCCCATAAAAATCTGATTTCTTCCATTCTCTTTAGCTTTATATAACGCTTCATCTGACTGTTTAAAGAGGTCTTCACGATGCATTTCCGCGTTTGGCAAAACTGTAGCCACACCAATGCTTACCGTGACATATTCAGAGATTGGCGAACTTTCGTGTGGCAGCTGCAAACCAACAATTGCTTTTCGCAGCTGTTCAGCCACCTTAAATGCACTTTCAGCATCTGTGTCAGGAAGTAAACATGCAAATTCCTCACCGCCCCATCTAGCTAGCATGTCTAAAGGTCTTTTAAGAGTTTGTTTTAATGTAATTGCTACTTTACGTAGGCACTCATCACCTTCTAAGTGTCCATAGGTGTCATTGTAGCGTTTGAAATAATCTATATCAACCATTAACAAAGATAGAGAATGCTCATACCTAAGTGCTCTACGCCACTCCAGCTCTATAGCTTCATCGAAACGCCGGCGATTTGCTACACCCGTTAAACCATCAACCATAGAGTTTTCCTTAAGTAAGTCTCTATATCTTTTCAACTCCAGATGATTATTCACCCTTGCCTTTACTATTGGCGGACTTATTGGTTTGGTAATATAGTCAATTGCTCCTAAGCTTAATCCATATTCCTCATCCTTAGCCTGGTTCATAGCCGTAACAAAAACTATCGGAATATGCTTAGTCTCTGGAGCTGCTTTTAAGCGCTTACACACCTCATAGCCATCCATATCAGGCATCATTACATCTAACAATATTAAGTCAGGCTGGTCTTCTGAGAATGCTATCCGTAGCGCATCTTTGCCATTTGTTGCGATTTTAATTGCCCATACATCTTTTAGAAGGTCTGCCAATGCCATAATATTAGTTCTTGAGTCATCAACTATGAGTATAGTTTGCTTTTTTTCGTCCTTCATGTCTGCTCCCCCCCATCATCAACGCTTAAGTCCGCTAACGCTACTCGTGCCCGAGTATAATCAAATTCCTCTAAGGCGTGTTCTACTTTTGATATAATATCCTTCACCTTTGAATCGTTAGGTGCATTGTTTTTCAACTGCTGTATAATAACCTCGTCAACTAAATAGTCCTTCTCGAGCAACTCTTTTATATTATCTAGTATTTCATAAAATGTTTCGCTAGTCTCAGCCGTTGTTTCAGCCGACACAGGGGTGGATTCTGTAAGTGTAACTAGTTTATTAATTGATTGCTTAACAACGAAAATCTCATCCAGAAGCTCTTTTATTATTCTCTGCACGCTATCTATAAGCTCGTTAGAATTTTTAGTAGAATTATTTGCAAGCTTAGCTTCAATAGCCCTACATAGTTCCATTGTGTGCTTCGCACCAATATTGCCTGCTGATCCCTTAATAGTATGAATTGAGTCCTTCAATTGCTTTAAATTAGAATTTTGTTGAGACAGGATTACCGATTCTGTAAGTCTATCTATATCTTCATTAAAATATCTTAGCAATCGTACAAATAGATCAATGTTGCCTCGCACCAGTTGAATAGCTCCTTGAACGTCTAATCCAGGCAACGAGTCTGGTAAATCACTTATACTAAAAGTCACAGACTCTTCTATATCGTTTGCAAGTTTAGAGGCTGACGGACTTTGTATCCAGTATGCAACTTTAGCAATAAAATCGTTTGGATTGAAAGGCTTGGTGATATAATCATCGGCTCCTGCTTCAATACTCTTCTCTCGATCACCCTTCATAGCATGTGCAGTCAGTGCTATTATTGGTATTTGACTCTTTTCTGGTTCTTGCATACTTCTAATGCGTCGAGTAGCTTCATGTCCATCCATTTCTGGCATTTGCACATCCATTATTATTATATCAAAATTTTGCTTGTCTATAAGATTTATAGCCTCTATGCCATTCTCTGCAACAACAACCTTCAAGCCTACTTCTTCTAAAAACTCTTTAGCTATTTCTTGATTGATAACATTATCCTCAACTAATAATGCCGAGGAGCCACCTAAATAAACCTGCTTTTTCAGATTGTCGTCTATTACTATCTCATCCTCATGTTGACTACCTGTAAATAAGTTTCCATCCTTTCCAAAGACATTAAGGATACTATCAAATAATGAGGATTGATCAATTGGCTTCGCTAGAAAACCACTAAATTCTAATTCCTTCGCTTTTGCCTTCAGCTCAGTACTATCGTAGGCCGTAAGCATAATTATAACTGGCATATTTTTTAGTCCTGATTCACGTAACAGTAGAGCAGTTTCAAACCCATCTAAACCTGGCATCCGATAATCTAGTAATATTAAATCAAATGTTTTTCTACCTGATTTCTCTAATTTGTTTATTTCTTCAACTGCTTCTTCTCCAGAGGCTACTGCCGTATAATTACAATTTAATGCATCCAAAAACTCACCTATAATCTCACGATCACCAGAATCATCATCAACAATAAGCACTTTTAGCTTTCTACTTTCAACCACGGAATCTAGCAATGTCTTATCATAGTGTGGTGAAAAAGGCAATGTAAAATAGAAGGTTGAGCCTTTTCCAGGTTCGCTATCAAACCAAATCTGTCCACCCATATTCTCTACTAAGCGTTTTGTTATTGTTAATCCTAGTCCAGTACCTCCATACTTTCTTGTGGTTGATCCATCCGCCTGAAAAAATGGCTTGAATAACTCACCGTGCTTAGCTCCAACTATACCTATTCCCGTATCTGTAACAGAGAATATTACTAAAATTTTGTTTGAATCCTTCTCATGTATATTCGCAGTAATAGAAATAGAACCCTGGTCAGTAAATTTCGCTGAGTTTCCAACTAAATTCAACAGGATTTGATGAAAACGCGTCCTATCACCCTGTACGAAAGACGGCAGTAATTTAGACACATCTGCAGAAATTTCTATGTTCTTTTCTGCTAATTGATCTTCAAACAGATCGACGGTGCTATTTATGACTTCATCAATTGAAAATGCTTCATTCTCGAACTCAATCTTATTAGCTTCTATCTTAGAGTAATCTAATATATCATTGATAATACTTAATAGATTAGTTGCAGATTGCTGAATCTTTTGCAAATTACGCTGTATTAAAGGGTCTTTGTTTTTATTAATGGTAATATAGCTTAAACCAATAATCCCGTTCATCGGGGTGCGTATTTCGTGACTCATATTTGCTAAGAACTGCCCTTTAGCCTTATTCGCATCTTCTGCTATTTGCTTTTCTTTTATTAGCTGCTCTTGGTAGACTTTATTCTCTAGCCATGACTCATTAAGGGCATCAACTAGTATTGTCAATTCTGAGTTTTCCTGTACAGAAATCAACTCCTGCTTGTTAACCATTCTATTCTTTACCTGTTCTGTTACATACGCAATTGGCTTCATTGTACGTTTCGCTAATAAAGCACCTAATCCAAGATAAATCACAAGTGCAATTACTACTAATACTGCTATTATGCGATATATATATTGCAATTCTTCACCAATGCTTGTTAATGACGTTTGCTTAACCACAACTCCTAAATCGTGACTTAATACTTTATAGGTAATTAATTGGTCATTACTTGTGAAACTCTTTACTTCAGATCTGTCAGACTGATTGTTAAGGCCTTCAATCTGATCTAAGCTAATTCCATACTCAAAGAGCGAAATATGGTGAGTGTTTAACTGTTCATCTCCATCACCCATTTGACTTATGTTCAAAAAAATTATTCCTTCTTTATCGAACATAATAACATCGCCATCGTCATATGCGTGCTCTTGGGCCAGCAGCCCTTCTATCCAGCTTGGATTTAATTGATGGACAGCAATATAAGATAATTCATCACGGGCGTCAAAGACAGGGATGATTATGTCTATTATCAAATATTGCTCAAATGGATGATATCTCGTATCAAAAATGGCTTCATGGGTGTTGACTGCTTGCTTATAAATGTCCCTACCTTGATAGTTATAACCGATTCTCACAGGATCAGTTGCATATTTAACGATCCCTTGTTTATCAAGAAAAATCGACTCAAAATATCGTGAATCACTATCTATTATATCAATGATTTGCTTTGGATAGGTTGCCCCTAACACATTATGATAGTTTTGCAATCTTTGCTTTTCTTCTTCAATAAAAGATAATATTCTTGCTTCGTACCGTTCAACAACCTTCTCCGCCTCTTTTTCATAGGTAGTAACCATCGTAGTTGTGATATAAAAATAGACAAATATACCGATTAAAAAAATTATAATCAGCCCAGCAGACATGAAGAAACTGAAAAACCGCAGTTTAAGTCTATTATTAAGTAAAAACCAATCTAGGAGATTCATTTAATAGTTCACCTCAGCAAAAAAACCCTCGCTAATTTGTACAATTCTAAATGTGCTATCCACTAACATACCATGATCATCAAAAGCAATAGGTCCTACCATCCGTTCTTGATTATAGCTATGTAATTGCTCCTTAAGCGCACTGGTAATGTCACTACTATTAGCAACAATTTCAGACTCAACTAACTCATATAACAAGCTAAAGCCATCGTATACCCAAGGTCCGAGTGTATCAAAACGGTGATAGCCTATCGCTACCCTATATCTTTCTACAAATGATTGAAACTCTAAATCATCCGTTTGATCAACCTTCAGAAATATTTCTGGTACAAAAGTATACATAGGTAAATCAATTCCTTGTAAATCAGCTATCCCCTCAATACTGATTGTTACTCCTGTTAAAAAAATAGGTTTTTGCACTTTAGCGATAGCAAGCTGCTGTAAAAAATGCTCGATTTGGGCAGATCCTAGGAAGGCTGCAATT carries:
- a CDS encoding HD-GYP domain-containing protein; the protein is MNQQKQKALIKDIANIFAEHQAEILEKWLKIMKRENIIVRQEEVPYFKNGFEKLISDFIQYLSVGDFESYYEGNEEVAMEVAYNDIDFKTFIRVFHFFEESYAKILLDNVPKEQAVDYLGAVDMLHHETIAIVAERYFEVKDNTIFALAKLTEQRDNNTGMHLERTREYAVILAKQLALDEDYISLLYKVGPLHDIGKVAICDDILLKPGRLTDEEFNQMKQHTTIGAETLAKIIDGQQLTRGFFLMGLEIILSHHERYDGTGYPHGLKGEEIPLSARIFAVADVYDALISKRPYKEPLSHENAVEIIANNSGSHFDPQIIEAFLSVEQEFKRISEQYSQQQ
- the sodB gene encoding superoxide dismutase [Fe], giving the protein MQHKLPDLPYALNALEPHISAETLEYHHGKHHQTYVTNLNNLIAGTEFENMDLEEIVRKSSGGVFNNAAQVWNHTFYWNCLAPNGGGQPMDLLAAAIDKSFGSFEAFKEQFSKTAITTFGSGWAWLVKNPDGTLAIVSTSNAETPLTTNQTPLLTCDVWEHAYYVDYRNARPKYVESFWNLVNWDFVARNYG
- a CDS encoding ATP-binding protein; this translates as MNNLHLSALILNKINTGIIVIDEQQKIVSWNHWLENYSGISAQEALYRHVPEILPILQKPYYQHLFKNAIENGQSMFCSGAIHSVFIPIKHKKNNGDSIVKQNMLIEPIDFEQQTYILIQINDITNQYKQVQLLKEEIKERKRVEEIIRKSELEMKRLRDKAIEASNAKTDFVATMSHEIRTPMNAIIGMAELLQDTELTEEQLEYVKIFNHAGENLLRIINDILDFSKIESGKMEKEDVEIMLPEFLEDIVSMYSFQAYKKNVKFSYKAKTDIPAFAYGDPTRLRQILTNILANAIKFTHTGEIIMEVRHKQVADNQIELQCRIQDTGIGIPKHKLQAIFEPFSQVDSSTSRTYGGTGLGLTIVKNLLEMMNGTIEVDSDLGDGTVFTFTVVLKVNPGSMSKDIPELKITGQQEDSNWQNVKINGMTSSNLEKIGKVNEHKKRILVAEDTPDNYKLIQLYLKDEDFIIDIAENGLIAVELFKKNNYHLIIMDIEMPELDGLEATQQIRQWEQEEGLMETPILAVTAHAILKYRVKSIEVGCNHYLAKPIKKKEFIDTVRELLT
- a CDS encoding response regulator, which codes for MKILVVEDSKLYQRAVVKYLKPLLPEADFYFASDGEEGFMLFNEIKPDAMTIDLLMPKMTGDALIKKLKEQEHNTKIIVLSADVQKIVQDEVVSLGAAFFSKPLNEEKAEQMVQIIKKT
- a CDS encoding phosphodiester glycosidase family protein, with amino-acid sequence MKKHHHRNVAIVIVFALLFNVIMLEGAFAASDSLQATTTADQTVTHSLLSEGRISEGTVLFTYELELLNNTTFARVIEVDLNNPYVEIRALSPDGGFNSRNTVIEMATDRGAVAAVNGDFFRMDRPAAPFGLHVEDGELLSSPAHLGNWLGFGVDGLGAPHILNWTFNGKVVIEDEHVYELFGYNQPEHFPWSGNSHGNRINLYDRHWGKEVPGVFFQQPMLQVIVDNGAVVSYGMTDQPAEIPENGFVLVADGAGAYFLNEHLEVGKKITVEYGLTPDMELLNAIGGHALLVENGKPVQPLKVTMAGRSARTAVGINAAANKVYFITIDAHPSLQGLTLDELAVFLANLGMDRALNLDGGGSSTMVAQPLGEFAPEVANRLMYGSQRRLPNAIGIFNNAPIGNPDTLIIHGDNGLLIGTEATYRVTGYDTHFHPLTIAKEDIKWEVIEGSSARAEVKNGVLKGIRSGEMTLRVSYKGLTTDKTVRVYGYDDIVNVRIIPEVVSLLPGQSITLSAEVEMLDGRVIEAGKDTVEWSTDIGTIEGNTFYAGNHTGYGTLTASVDGFITKAPIRIGGLREPFFTFREWQTVSFRGHPETLQGDFVIEDDLDFVYRGNRSGRLEYDFRPDLDVAPDLGVTDEVEIAYGQLGSGLISMGSNVLGVSAYIHGDNSGHWLRAEVIDANGTRRFVDLADEINWSGWKRVQGAIDPDWPQPLVLRSIYIVRHPDLIKADAPLTGTIHIDYIEMIKGLGSEQESMTDIIYDIAGAPVIEEKRTDHAHPAKGLRMLGYGKQMTLLKNEPIIYRIKEPEDPEGLIYQLGLWDEANTKWELIPAARLLETGELQFHLQKTGLYQLFITQKEMLGFVDTSGHWGKEYLADLVANGILHGYSDRTIRPDRPVTRAEFVVLLHRVFGSSINHGQTDTNIIEQFNDDIPVWAQEAITFAAKLGVVQGYNDGTFRSQQHISRTEMAVILGRMLELLYPEEFLEIDMQDYFQDADKIPDWASNYVGYMHSKGYITGHQGMFRPNASTTRAETAVVLWRYSSKK